From one Nitrosococcus halophilus Nc 4 genomic stretch:
- the nuoI gene encoding NADH-quinone oxidoreductase subunit NuoI — MWNQLKSLSLGSELRSLWTVFLHLFRPKATIQYPEEKPYIAPRWRGRIILSRDPDGEERCVACNLCAVACPVDCIALQKAEDEQGRWYPEFFRINFSRCIFCGLCEEACPTYAIQLTPDFEMGEYERQNLVYEKEDLLINGPGKYPDYNFYRVAGLAVRGKDKGEAENEEPPVDVRGLMP, encoded by the coding sequence ATGTGGAACCAATTAAAAAGCCTTTCCCTAGGCAGTGAATTGAGAAGCCTCTGGACCGTATTTCTCCATCTTTTCCGGCCCAAGGCCACGATCCAATATCCAGAGGAGAAACCCTATATTGCGCCAAGATGGCGGGGACGCATTATCCTCTCCCGGGACCCGGACGGTGAGGAACGCTGCGTCGCCTGTAATTTATGTGCCGTCGCCTGCCCCGTGGATTGCATTGCCCTGCAAAAAGCGGAAGACGAACAGGGCCGCTGGTATCCTGAGTTTTTTCGTATCAACTTTTCCCGTTGCATTTTTTGTGGCCTTTGTGAAGAAGCCTGCCCCACCTATGCGATTCAACTTACTCCAGATTTCGAAATGGGCGAATATGAGCGGCAAAATTTGGTTTACGAAAAAGAAGATTTATTGATCAACGGCCCCGGAAAATATCCCGATTATAATTTTTATCGAGTGGCCGGCTTGGCAGTTCGCGGTAAGGATAAAGGAGAAGCGGAAAACGAAGAACCCCCCGTGGATGTGCGCGGCTTAATGCCTTAG
- the nuoH gene encoding NADH-quinone oxidoreductase subunit NuoH, with the protein MKTVLASLFNILGILGTLLTLTALLIWIERRLLGFWQDRYGPNRVGPFGILQVVADVIKLFTKEDWIPPFADKGVFILAPTVVVITALLAFAVIPITPDIGIIDLNIGLLFFLAMSSLAVYSVVLGGWASNNKYSLMGSLRAAAQMLSYEVFMGLSLMGVVMLAGSFNLREIVAAQQGLWFCIPQFLGLVVFLIAGIAEAHRLPFDLPEAENELVAGFHTEYSGMKFGLFFVGEYLAILLISAMIVTLFFGGWRGPWLPPLVWFFIKLSFFAFFFILLRAALPRPRYDQLMAYGWKLMLPLTLLNLVVTGAVVLTIEGT; encoded by the coding sequence ATGAAAACCGTCTTGGCATCGCTGTTTAATATCCTCGGCATTTTAGGGACATTGCTCACCCTGACGGCCTTGTTGATTTGGATTGAGCGTCGCTTGCTGGGATTTTGGCAGGATCGCTACGGTCCCAATCGGGTAGGTCCCTTCGGCATCTTGCAAGTGGTGGCCGATGTCATCAAGCTCTTTACCAAGGAGGATTGGATACCGCCTTTTGCCGATAAGGGGGTCTTCATCCTGGCGCCAACGGTAGTGGTAATCACGGCTTTACTCGCCTTTGCGGTCATTCCCATTACCCCGGATATTGGCATTATCGATCTCAATATTGGACTGCTGTTTTTTCTAGCCATGTCCTCTTTGGCCGTCTACAGCGTGGTTTTAGGCGGCTGGGCCTCCAACAACAAGTACTCCTTAATGGGCAGTCTGCGGGCGGCGGCGCAAATGTTGAGCTATGAGGTTTTCATGGGCCTGTCTCTGATGGGGGTCGTAATGCTGGCCGGCTCCTTTAATCTGCGAGAAATTGTAGCCGCGCAACAAGGACTATGGTTTTGCATTCCCCAATTTCTTGGCTTGGTGGTGTTTCTGATCGCTGGAATTGCAGAAGCCCATCGTCTGCCTTTTGATCTCCCTGAGGCTGAAAATGAATTGGTGGCGGGTTTCCATACCGAGTATTCGGGTATGAAATTCGGCCTCTTTTTTGTTGGTGAGTACCTGGCCATCCTCCTTATCTCAGCCATGATTGTGACTCTTTTCTTTGGCGGTTGGCGAGGCCCTTGGCTACCGCCTCTAGTTTGGTTTTTTATCAAGCTTTCTTTCTTTGCGTTTTTCTTTATTTTACTACGGGCCGCTCTCCCCAGGCCCCGTTATGATCAACTCATGGCCTATGGTTGGAAACTCATGTTGCCCCTGACATTGCTCAACTTAGTGGTTACGGGCGCTGTGGTACTCACCATCGAAGGAACCTAA
- the nuoG gene encoding NADH-quinone oxidoreductase subunit NuoG — MAVIHIDDQSYEVDAGHNLLQTCLSLGFDLPYFCWHPAMGSVGACRQCAVKQFQDEKDTQGRIVMSCMTPAQDGTRISIHNPEARAFRASIIEWLMINHPHDCPVCEEGGECHLQDMTQMSGHTYRRYRFKKRTFRNQYLGPFIKHEMNRCIACYRCVRFYREYAGGHDLNVFATHHHVFFGRHEDGVLENEFSGNLVEVCPTGVFTDKTLSARYTRKWDLQTAPSVCVHCSLGCNTSPGERYGELRRIQNRYNGEINGYFLCDRGRFGYDFVNSKRRIRQPRERKGEKTDPLNKPEARQHLASLLSQAGRIMGIGSPRASLEANFALRTLVGPANFYSGMAAREQQLVSLILDILKNSSVHPASLQDAEQADAILILGEDVTNTAPRLALTLRQSVRQRAFEIADQQKIPHWQDSAVREAAQQQRSPLFIASPTATRLDDIATQTWQGAPEDLARLGFAIAHELNPDAPGIADLSGELGELAQSMAQALKSAKRPLVVSGTGCQSGTVLQAAANVALALRKDERPIDLLFTVPECNSLGLGLMEGGDLDQAFKALEEGMADTLIVLENDLYRRADNRAIESALNRAQQLIVIDHLDHATAAKAQLVLPAATFAEGDGTLLNHEGRAQRFFQVFVPEGDIQESWRWLSEAMAPAGSKEGLWQRLDEVTRACAESIASLQDITQAAPPAKFRLQGMRIARESHRYSGRTAMGAHRNVHEPKTPEDPDSPFSFSMEGYYGQLPGALIPYFWAPSWNSIQSVNKFQEEVGGPLRGGDPGVRLIEPPSGAKIAYFTQTPPPFQRRVDQWLILPLYHIFGSEELSALAPAIAERAPAPYLALHPEDAAQLEVEPSGQVELILAGKSYHLPVRHQDSLPLGVAGIPWGLPAWKARVALPAWGQLSKGAP; from the coding sequence ATGGCCGTCATCCATATTGATGACCAATCCTATGAGGTCGACGCCGGACACAACCTGCTTCAGACCTGCCTGTCTCTGGGCTTTGACCTACCCTACTTCTGCTGGCATCCGGCCATGGGATCGGTGGGGGCCTGCCGGCAATGCGCGGTCAAACAGTTCCAGGACGAGAAAGATACCCAGGGGCGCATCGTGATGTCCTGCATGACTCCAGCTCAAGACGGTACCCGCATCTCTATTCATAATCCTGAGGCCAGAGCCTTTCGAGCCAGCATTATCGAATGGCTGATGATCAATCACCCCCATGATTGTCCGGTCTGCGAGGAGGGGGGAGAGTGTCATCTTCAAGACATGACCCAAATGAGCGGACATACCTATCGCCGTTACCGGTTCAAAAAGCGCACCTTCCGTAATCAATACCTGGGTCCTTTTATTAAGCATGAGATGAACCGCTGTATTGCCTGCTACCGGTGCGTGCGCTTTTATCGGGAATATGCCGGCGGACACGATCTCAATGTCTTTGCCACCCACCACCATGTCTTTTTCGGCCGCCATGAGGACGGGGTGCTGGAGAACGAGTTCAGCGGCAACCTGGTGGAAGTCTGCCCCACGGGGGTATTTACCGATAAGACCCTGAGTGCCCGCTACACCCGCAAGTGGGACCTGCAGACCGCCCCTTCCGTGTGCGTCCATTGCAGCCTGGGCTGCAATACCAGCCCGGGGGAACGCTACGGGGAGCTGAGACGAATTCAAAACCGCTATAACGGGGAGATCAATGGTTATTTCCTTTGCGATCGGGGCCGGTTCGGCTACGACTTTGTCAACAGCAAGCGGAGAATCCGTCAGCCCCGGGAGAGGAAGGGGGAAAAAACCGACCCGCTCAATAAACCAGAGGCCCGCCAACACCTGGCCTCCTTGCTTTCCCAAGCCGGTAGGATCATGGGCATCGGTTCACCCCGTGCCTCCCTGGAGGCCAATTTCGCCCTGCGCACCCTGGTGGGACCTGCCAACTTCTATTCCGGAATGGCGGCCCGTGAGCAGCAACTCGTCTCCCTTATTCTAGATATCCTTAAAAACAGCTCCGTCCACCCGGCCTCTTTGCAGGATGCGGAACAGGCCGATGCCATCCTGATCCTGGGCGAAGACGTCACTAATACGGCTCCCCGGCTGGCCCTCACCCTGCGCCAATCGGTGCGACAGCGGGCCTTTGAAATTGCCGATCAGCAGAAAATTCCCCACTGGCAGGATTCCGCGGTGCGGGAGGCCGCCCAGCAGCAGCGAAGCCCCCTGTTTATCGCCTCGCCGACCGCCACCCGACTCGACGATATCGCCACCCAGACCTGGCAGGGTGCTCCCGAGGATCTGGCCCGATTGGGCTTTGCCATAGCCCATGAACTTAATCCTGATGCTCCTGGGATAGCCGATCTTTCCGGGGAACTGGGCGAGCTGGCCCAGTCCATGGCACAAGCTCTGAAGTCAGCCAAGCGTCCCTTGGTGGTTTCTGGTACTGGCTGCCAAAGCGGGACGGTACTCCAAGCTGCAGCCAATGTGGCCCTGGCGTTGCGCAAAGATGAGCGCCCGATCGACCTTCTCTTCACCGTGCCCGAGTGTAACAGCCTAGGACTGGGCCTTATGGAGGGCGGCGATCTAGATCAGGCCTTTAAGGCCCTGGAGGAGGGCATGGCGGATACCCTAATCGTGCTGGAAAACGACCTCTACCGGCGGGCGGATAACAGGGCTATAGAGTCCGCCCTAAATAGGGCCCAACAGCTCATCGTCATCGACCATCTTGACCACGCCACCGCAGCAAAGGCCCAATTAGTACTCCCCGCCGCCACCTTTGCCGAAGGGGATGGAACCCTGCTCAACCATGAAGGCCGGGCCCAGCGGTTCTTCCAGGTGTTTGTTCCAGAGGGGGATATCCAGGAGAGCTGGCGTTGGCTGAGTGAGGCCATGGCCCCTGCTGGCTCTAAAGAAGGGCTTTGGCAACGCTTAGATGAAGTCACCCGCGCCTGCGCCGAAAGCATAGCTTCTCTGCAAGATATCACCCAAGCCGCTCCCCCAGCAAAGTTTCGCCTCCAAGGCATGCGGATCGCCCGGGAATCCCATCGCTACAGCGGGCGCACCGCCATGGGCGCTCACCGGAATGTCCATGAACCCAAAACCCCGGAAGATCCCGATTCCCCCTTCTCCTTCTCCATGGAGGGGTATTATGGCCAACTACCGGGGGCGCTGATACCCTATTTCTGGGCCCCCTCCTGGAACTCCATCCAGTCGGTCAACAAATTCCAGGAGGAAGTGGGTGGCCCCCTGCGGGGAGGAGATCCGGGCGTCCGTCTGATTGAACCCCCTTCGGGGGCAAAGATCGCCTATTTCACTCAAACGCCACCCCCCTTCCAACGCCGTGTCGATCAGTGGCTAATCTTGCCCCTGTACCACATTTTTGGCAGTGAGGAGCTAAGCGCCTTGGCGCCTGCCATTGCTGAACGTGCCCCCGCCCCCTATCTTGCCCTTCACCCGGAAGATGCGGCTCAATTGGAAGTGGAACCCAGCGGCCAGGTGGAGCTTATCCTGGCCGGAAAATCCTACCACCTGCCGGTCCGCCACCAAGATTCTTTACCCCTCGGAGTGGCCGGAATTCCCTGGGGCCTACCCGCATGGAAAGCTAGGGTAGCTCTGCCCGCTTGGGGCCAGCTATCCAAGGGGGCGCCATGA
- the nuoF gene encoding NADH-quinone oxidoreductase subunit NuoF: MNGKFMATPLTQNITPDREPLDIKQYQQVGGYQALRKALREMSPQEVQQTVKDSKLRGRGGAGFPTGMKWSFIPMGDDAPHPKYLIANADEMEPGTFKDRLLMEGDPHQLLEAMIVSSYATQADVAYIFLRDEYKLAAHRLKQAAQEAREQGLLGKHILGSGFSLEFHIHTSAGRYICGEETALVTSLEGKRAIPRQKPPYPQTCGLWGKPTVVNNVETLCNVPHIINHGAEWYQNLSRSEDGGTKIYGTSGRVKRPGAWELPMGTPIREILEEYAGGMQEGYTFRGLLPGGASTDFLVEEHLETPMDFDAVMKVGSRMGTGGMIILDDKTCPVAMVLNLERFFAQESCGWCTPCRDGLPWVAHILQAIEEGRGQMEDLEILEMHTQFLGPGKTFCMHAPGAMEPLQSALKYFREDFEQHIREQHCPWRS; the protein is encoded by the coding sequence ATGAATGGAAAATTTATGGCCACTCCCCTCACCCAAAACATCACCCCTGACCGGGAACCGCTGGATATCAAGCAATACCAACAGGTTGGTGGCTACCAAGCGCTTCGTAAAGCCCTCCGGGAAATGAGCCCTCAGGAGGTTCAACAAACAGTCAAAGACTCCAAACTCCGGGGCCGGGGCGGGGCAGGCTTTCCCACGGGAATGAAGTGGAGCTTCATCCCCATGGGCGATGACGCCCCTCATCCCAAATACCTGATCGCCAATGCCGACGAAATGGAACCGGGCACCTTCAAGGACCGCCTGCTCATGGAGGGTGATCCCCACCAATTGCTCGAGGCAATGATTGTGAGCAGTTACGCTACCCAAGCCGACGTGGCCTATATCTTCCTCCGTGACGAATATAAATTGGCAGCCCACCGCCTCAAGCAGGCGGCTCAGGAGGCCCGTGAACAGGGCTTGCTGGGAAAGCATATCCTAGGTTCGGGATTTAGCCTGGAATTCCATATCCATACTAGCGCCGGCCGCTACATCTGTGGGGAAGAAACTGCCCTTGTCACCTCTTTGGAAGGCAAGCGGGCTATCCCCCGTCAAAAACCCCCCTATCCTCAGACCTGCGGCCTATGGGGCAAACCCACCGTAGTGAACAACGTGGAGACCCTCTGTAATGTGCCCCATATCATCAATCACGGCGCCGAGTGGTATCAAAACCTAAGCCGCAGCGAAGACGGAGGAACCAAGATCTATGGGACCAGTGGCCGGGTCAAACGGCCCGGCGCCTGGGAACTTCCCATGGGCACCCCAATTCGGGAGATTCTGGAGGAATATGCGGGAGGAATGCAAGAAGGCTATACCTTCCGGGGGCTGCTGCCAGGCGGTGCCTCCACCGATTTCCTGGTGGAGGAGCATTTGGAGACTCCCATGGATTTCGATGCGGTCATGAAGGTAGGTAGCCGTATGGGCACAGGAGGAATGATCATTCTGGATGACAAAACTTGTCCGGTGGCTATGGTCCTTAATCTGGAGCGGTTCTTCGCCCAGGAGTCCTGCGGCTGGTGTACGCCCTGCCGGGACGGCCTGCCCTGGGTGGCGCACATTCTACAAGCAATCGAGGAAGGCCGGGGACAAATGGAGGATTTGGAGATACTGGAAATGCACACCCAATTTCTGGGGCCGGGTAAAACCTTCTGCATGCACGCCCCAGGGGCCATGGAGCCATTGCAGAGCGCCCTCAAATACTTCCGGGAAGACTTCGAACAACATATCCGTGAACAGCACTGCCCCTGGAGGAGCTAA
- the nuoE gene encoding NADH-quinone oxidoreductase subunit NuoE yields MMLSDEERKEIETEFKQYPQKQAASVEALKIVQRRHGWVSDPHLREVAQILGMSAEELDGVATFYNLIFRRPVGRHAILLCNSVSCWIMGYDRLYQHLQNRLGIGLGETSKDGRFTLLPTCCLGDCNHAPVMMVDEDLHRDLAPEKVDEILGRYQ; encoded by the coding sequence ATGATGCTAAGTGACGAAGAAAGAAAAGAGATCGAAACGGAGTTCAAACAGTACCCCCAGAAGCAAGCGGCCTCGGTGGAGGCACTGAAGATAGTGCAGCGGCGCCATGGTTGGGTCTCTGACCCGCATCTGCGCGAGGTCGCACAAATACTAGGAATGTCGGCCGAGGAACTGGATGGGGTGGCCACCTTCTATAATCTGATCTTCCGTCGACCGGTGGGCAGGCACGCCATTTTGCTCTGCAACAGCGTCAGCTGCTGGATCATGGGCTACGACCGGCTGTACCAACACTTGCAGAATCGTTTGGGGATCGGGCTGGGGGAAACCTCGAAGGATGGCCGGTTTACCCTATTGCCCACCTGTTGTCTGGGGGATTGCAACCATGCCCCGGTGATGATGGTGGACGAGGATCTACATCGGGATCTGGCCCCGGAGAAAGTGGATGAGATTTTGGGGAGGTATCAATGA
- the nuoC gene encoding NADH-quinone oxidoreductase subunit C/D: protein MASPITEKLYHQFGPSSFILQETGEGIPTFWVKKEQITKVLKYLKSEVERPYPMLYDLTAIDERVRTHRPAQPESDFSLVYHLLSFDRNEDIRLKVPLKGESPSLPTITPIWPAANWYEREVWDLFGINFEGHPHLRRILLPPTWESHPLRKDYPARATEMDPFQLSEEKQVREQEALRFRPEDWGMKRTSRSTDFMFLNLGPNHPSAHGVFRIVLQLDGEEIVDAVPDIGYHHRGAEKMGERQSWHTYIPYTDRIDYLGGVMNNFPYVLAVEQLAGIQVPERAQIIRVMLAELFRIASHLVFYGTFAQDVGQLSPVFYMFTDRERVFDIIEAICGGRMHPSWFRIGGVAQDLPLGWKFLIRDFLHYLPPRLDEYDKIAMQNRILKKRTQGVGNYTVAEAIEWGVTGPGLRACGLEWDFRKQRPYSGYEQFQFDIPIAQHGDCYDRCWVRIEEMRQSLRIIQQCLDHMPAGPYKADHPLTTPPRKEHSMHDIETLISHFLSVSWGPVIPAGEACVGIEATKGNNSYYLISDDHPHPYRVRIRTPSFPHLQMIPLISRGEMVSDLIATLGSIDFVMADVDR, encoded by the coding sequence ATGGCTAGTCCTATTACGGAGAAACTCTACCACCAATTTGGCCCATCCAGCTTTATCTTGCAAGAAACCGGCGAGGGGATTCCCACTTTCTGGGTAAAAAAAGAACAAATTACTAAAGTTTTAAAATATCTCAAATCAGAGGTGGAGCGTCCCTATCCCATGCTCTATGACCTAACGGCCATTGATGAGCGGGTCCGAACCCATCGCCCTGCTCAACCAGAGAGCGATTTTAGCCTGGTGTACCACCTTTTATCCTTTGACCGGAATGAGGATATCCGTCTTAAAGTTCCCTTAAAGGGGGAATCTCCTTCCTTACCGACCATCACCCCCATTTGGCCCGCCGCGAACTGGTATGAGCGGGAAGTATGGGACCTCTTTGGCATCAACTTTGAAGGCCATCCTCATCTTCGCCGTATTCTCTTGCCACCGACCTGGGAAAGTCATCCCTTGCGCAAGGATTATCCGGCCCGGGCAACCGAGATGGACCCTTTTCAGCTGTCTGAAGAGAAACAGGTGCGGGAACAGGAGGCCCTACGTTTTAGACCGGAAGACTGGGGGATGAAACGGACCTCCAGAAGCACTGATTTTATGTTCCTTAACCTTGGCCCCAATCACCCCAGTGCCCATGGGGTTTTCCGGATTGTCCTGCAACTCGATGGGGAAGAAATTGTCGATGCGGTTCCCGATATCGGTTATCACCATCGGGGCGCTGAAAAAATGGGTGAGCGCCAATCCTGGCACACCTACATTCCCTACACCGATCGGATCGACTATCTGGGTGGGGTGATGAACAATTTCCCCTATGTCTTGGCCGTCGAGCAGTTGGCAGGCATCCAAGTCCCGGAGCGGGCTCAGATCATTCGGGTCATGCTGGCAGAGCTCTTTCGCATTGCCAGCCATCTGGTGTTTTACGGCACTTTCGCCCAAGACGTGGGCCAGCTTTCCCCGGTCTTTTACATGTTTACGGATAGGGAACGGGTTTTTGACATTATCGAAGCCATCTGTGGGGGTCGGATGCATCCAAGCTGGTTCCGTATCGGCGGCGTAGCCCAAGATCTGCCCCTCGGTTGGAAGTTTTTGATCCGAGACTTTCTCCATTATTTACCGCCACGCCTGGACGAGTACGACAAAATTGCCATGCAAAACCGGATTCTCAAAAAACGCACCCAGGGCGTGGGGAATTATACCGTTGCGGAAGCCATTGAATGGGGAGTCACGGGACCAGGTCTACGGGCTTGCGGCCTGGAATGGGATTTTCGTAAACAACGTCCCTACTCAGGATATGAACAATTCCAGTTCGATATCCCCATTGCCCAGCACGGCGACTGTTACGACCGCTGCTGGGTACGCATCGAGGAAATGCGCCAAAGCCTGCGGATCATCCAGCAATGCCTCGACCATATGCCCGCCGGTCCCTATAAGGCCGATCACCCCCTAACCACCCCGCCGCGCAAAGAACACTCCATGCATGATATTGAGACCTTAATTTCCCATTTCTTGAGTGTGAGCTGGGGTCCCGTGATTCCAGCAGGGGAAGCCTGTGTAGGGATTGAAGCTACTAAGGGCAACAACAGCTACTATCTTATTAGCGACGACCACCCGCACCCTTATCGGGTGCGTATCCGCACCCCCTCCTTCCCCCATCTCCAGATGATTCCCCTCATTAGCCGAGGGGAGATGGTCTCTGATCTGATTGCTACCCTAGGTAGCATCGACTTTGTGATGGCAGATGTGGATCGCTAG
- a CDS encoding NADH-quinone oxidoreductase subunit A, protein MQSTEFWPFVLYAGIVLALVAGILGLSYILGQRHGEKATGEPFESGIVPVDFARLRFSAKFYLVAVLFVIFDMEAVFIFAWAVAFRETGWIGYGGALTFIAILVVALIYEWRVGALDWQPQERKRQTSRQL, encoded by the coding sequence ATGCAATCAACTGAATTTTGGCCTTTTGTTCTCTATGCCGGCATTGTCCTTGCCTTAGTCGCGGGGATACTAGGACTCTCCTATATTTTGGGACAGCGTCATGGGGAAAAAGCAACCGGTGAGCCTTTTGAATCCGGTATCGTGCCGGTCGACTTCGCACGGCTACGTTTTTCCGCCAAGTTTTATTTGGTTGCCGTCTTGTTCGTCATCTTTGATATGGAAGCCGTCTTTATTTTCGCCTGGGCGGTGGCGTTCCGAGAAACTGGCTGGATAGGATATGGGGGGGCACTGACTTTTATCGCCATCTTGGTGGTGGCCCTGATCTATGAATGGCGGGTAGGGGCTCTGGATTGGCAACCCCAGGAAAGAAAAAGACAAACCTCAAGGCAGTTGTGA
- a CDS encoding PRC-barrel domain-containing protein, with translation MLHVLRRIQGLKCFTLHAKDGDIGRLREVYFDDSSWSVRYLVVETGNWLAGRPILITPEALGPIYEEKWILQVELTREQIETGPSMDVKKPISRQQEEEYHRHYSWLPYWRSDLFGHLGQESKNENKEEAAGDPYLRSTAEVTGYRIEARDGEIGHVEDFIVDEKDWVIRYLEISTHQGWFGKKVLVAPAWIEQVDWKDRKVRVDLLREAIRSAPEYEEGQIIGRDYEVKLYGHYGRSQYWE, from the coding sequence ATGTTACACGTTCTAAGAAGGATCCAAGGGCTGAAATGCTTCACATTACATGCCAAAGATGGAGATATTGGGAGACTCCGAGAAGTTTATTTTGACGACTCCTCTTGGAGTGTGCGTTATCTAGTCGTTGAAACGGGTAACTGGTTAGCAGGGCGCCCGATCCTGATTACTCCCGAGGCTTTAGGCCCCATTTATGAAGAAAAATGGATATTGCAAGTGGAATTAACCCGGGAGCAGATAGAGACTGGTCCCTCCATGGATGTGAAAAAACCAATATCACGGCAGCAGGAAGAGGAGTACCACCGGCACTATAGCTGGTTACCTTACTGGAGAAGCGATTTGTTTGGCCACCTAGGTCAGGAGTCCAAAAACGAAAACAAGGAGGAAGCGGCTGGAGATCCCTATTTACGGAGCACTGCTGAGGTGACCGGATATCGTATCGAAGCCCGTGATGGGGAGATCGGGCATGTCGAAGATTTTATCGTGGATGAGAAAGACTGGGTCATTCGATATCTGGAAATCAGTACCCATCAGGGGTGGTTTGGAAAGAAAGTTCTCGTGGCGCCCGCTTGGATTGAGCAAGTCGATTGGAAGGACCGCAAAGTGCGAGTTGACCTATTGCGCGAAGCTATCCGTTCAGCGCCTGAATACGAAGAAGGGCAGATTATCGGTCGCGACTATGAAGTGAAACTTTATGGCCATTATGGTCGCAGCCAATATTGGGAATAA
- a CDS encoding cytochrome ubiquinol oxidase subunit I yields the protein MEFDAVLLSRIQFAFTLAFHILFPTLTIGLAVFLVIIEALWLRTKKDLYYYIYKFWVRIFGLSFGMGVVSGIVLSFEFGTNFSRFSEATGNVLGPLLGYEVMTAFFLEASFLGVMLFAWHRVGNRLHFLSTCVVALGTIISAFWILAANSWMHTPAGYRLEEGIFYVTDWSEVIFTSSFLYRFTHMLLASFLSTALLIAGVAGWYLLKGQHEFVARSCFSLTLGLAAVLAPAQILMGDLHGLQVQRDQPMKVAAMEGLWETGRGVPFLIFAWPDQEKETNHFEIGIPKAASLILQHDPEGEVKGLKEVSPDQRPNVPIVFFSFRLMLFIGFLFLGVALIGLWLRWRKQLYERPWFFRLCMFTAPLGFVATVAGWVVAEVGRQPWIVQGLMRTVDMASDIPAQAVLISLSLFVLVYGILFLAFVYYLFKLFRAGPDYKTEPPPFTSARTAWLPSG from the coding sequence ATGGAATTTGACGCTGTGTTGCTGTCCCGGATTCAGTTTGCCTTTACCCTAGCTTTTCATATTCTTTTCCCTACCCTTACCATCGGGCTTGCTGTGTTTCTGGTGATTATTGAGGCCTTATGGTTAAGGACAAAAAAGGATTTGTATTATTATATCTACAAATTCTGGGTAAGGATCTTCGGGCTCAGTTTTGGGATGGGAGTGGTCTCTGGCATTGTGCTCTCCTTTGAGTTTGGAACCAATTTTAGTCGTTTCTCTGAAGCCACGGGAAATGTCCTCGGTCCACTGCTTGGATACGAGGTGATGACGGCTTTTTTCCTCGAAGCGAGTTTCTTAGGTGTCATGCTATTTGCATGGCATCGGGTAGGCAATCGCCTGCATTTTTTGTCCACCTGTGTGGTTGCATTGGGGACCATCATTTCTGCTTTCTGGATATTGGCGGCGAATTCTTGGATGCATACACCGGCAGGATATCGTTTGGAGGAAGGAATTTTTTACGTAACGGATTGGAGTGAGGTGATTTTTACTTCTTCTTTCCTTTATCGTTTTACCCATATGTTGCTTGCTTCCTTCCTTAGTACCGCTCTTCTGATTGCCGGTGTAGCCGGATGGTACTTGCTAAAGGGGCAGCACGAGTTTGTGGCCCGATCCTGCTTTTCTCTTACTCTGGGATTGGCTGCGGTGCTTGCCCCTGCCCAAATTCTCATGGGCGATCTCCACGGTTTGCAGGTTCAGCGAGATCAACCCATGAAAGTGGCTGCCATGGAGGGACTTTGGGAAACTGGCCGGGGGGTTCCTTTCCTAATTTTTGCCTGGCCAGACCAGGAGAAGGAAACTAATCACTTTGAGATAGGTATTCCCAAGGCCGCTAGCCTGATCCTGCAGCATGATCCAGAGGGCGAGGTAAAGGGTCTAAAAGAGGTCTCTCCTGACCAGCGGCCCAATGTACCCATTGTCTTTTTTTCTTTCCGCCTGATGCTGTTTATTGGGTTTTTATTCCTAGGGGTAGCTTTGATAGGGTTATGGCTTCGATGGCGAAAGCAACTTTATGAACGACCCTGGTTCTTTCGCCTTTGCATGTTTACCGCCCCCTTAGGTTTTGTCGCCACGGTGGCGGGTTGGGTGGTTGCTGAAGTGGGTCGGCAGCCTTGGATCGTGCAAGGCTTGATGCGGACGGTAGATATGGCTTCCGATATTCCGGCACAGGCCGTGCTGATCTCCCTTTCACTCTTTGTGCTGGTCTATGGGATTTTGTTCTTGGCCTTTGTCTATTACCTTTTCAAATTATTCCGGGCCGGACCTGATTATAAAACCGAGCCACCCCCCTTTACCTCAGCCCGTACAGCGTGGCTTCCAAGTGGGTGA